In Thermus islandicus DSM 21543, a single genomic region encodes these proteins:
- a CDS encoding histidine triad nucleotide-binding protein, whose translation MGCVFCRIIAGELPAKRVYEDEGFVAFHDIRPKAPVHVLVVPKEHVEKLSDYPDTEEGERKLGALFRTANRVARGLGLEGYRVQVNVGAKGGQEVFHVHVHVMGGWA comes from the coding sequence ATGGGGTGCGTGTTCTGCCGCATCATCGCCGGGGAGCTTCCTGCGAAGAGGGTTTACGAGGACGAGGGCTTCGTGGCCTTCCACGACATAAGGCCCAAGGCCCCCGTGCACGTCTTGGTGGTGCCCAAGGAGCACGTGGAGAAGCTCTCCGACTACCCCGACACCGAGGAAGGGGAAAGGAAGCTTGGGGCCCTCTTCCGCACCGCCAACCGGGTGGCCCGGGGCCTGGGCCTCGAGGGGTACCGCGTCCAGGTGAACGTGGGGGCGAAGGGGGGGCAGGAGGTCTTCCACGTGCACGTGCACGTCATGGGGGGCTGGGCCTGA
- a CDS encoding bifunctional nuclease family protein — protein sequence MLRAKIETLGVDPQNGSVVVLLRAENEKLLPIVIGPLEAHHIVVALQGEKPPRPLTPDLLLSVMEMLQAKLKRVEIIDLRDGTFYARLILEHRGIELEVDARPSDAMALALRAQAPILVAEEVVEKAGVEEASLKPHGAAEA from the coding sequence ATGCTGCGCGCCAAGATTGAGACCCTGGGCGTGGACCCCCAGAACGGGAGCGTGGTGGTCCTGCTCAGGGCGGAGAATGAAAAGCTCCTTCCCATCGTCATCGGGCCCCTCGAGGCCCACCACATCGTGGTGGCCCTGCAGGGGGAGAAGCCCCCACGCCCCCTCACCCCGGACCTCCTCCTCTCGGTGATGGAAATGCTCCAGGCCAAGCTGAAGCGGGTGGAGATCATAGACCTCCGAGACGGCACCTTCTACGCCCGCCTCATCCTGGAGCACCGGGGGATAGAGCTGGAGGTGGACGCCCGCCCCTCGGACGCCATGGCCCTGGCCCTGAGGGCCCAGGCCCCCATCCTGGTGGCCGAGGAGGTGGTGGAGAAGGCGGGGGTGGAGGAGGCCAGCCTCAAGCCCCACGGCGCTGCGGAAGCCTAG
- a CDS encoding metallophosphoesterase, producing the protein MRWLLPFLLFSLALGQRLAVIGDWGAPTAGRAQVAALLQREHAHSPLAALLTAGDNFYPKGRVVEAYLEDLPPVPLYPAFGNHDAPSLRAQLERFGLERPYYRVRFGDLEVFVLYTEADLAAQRAWLEEALKGSSARWKALLLHRPLYSSGLHGGSPALRSLLEPLLRRHGVALVLAGHDHHYERLEVGPTTHLVVGGGGAGLYPTRPPLPWSRALAVAHHALFLEVRQEGLLGYALDPEGRVLDRFLRPSPP; encoded by the coding sequence TTGCGCTGGCTTCTCCCCTTCCTCCTCTTCTCCCTGGCCCTGGGCCAGCGGCTTGCGGTCATCGGGGACTGGGGGGCACCCACGGCGGGGCGGGCCCAGGTGGCGGCCCTCCTCCAGCGGGAGCACGCCCATAGCCCCCTCGCCGCCCTCCTCACCGCCGGGGACAACTTCTACCCCAAAGGGAGGGTGGTGGAGGCCTATTTGGAGGACCTCCCTCCCGTCCCCCTCTACCCGGCCTTCGGCAACCACGACGCCCCGAGCCTTAGGGCGCAGCTTGAGCGCTTCGGCCTGGAAAGGCCCTACTACCGGGTCCGGTTCGGGGACCTCGAGGTCTTCGTCCTCTACACCGAGGCGGACCTCGCGGCCCAGCGGGCCTGGCTGGAGGAAGCCCTGAAGGGCTCCAGCGCCCGCTGGAAAGCCCTCCTCCTCCACCGCCCCCTTTACTCCTCGGGGCTCCACGGGGGAAGCCCGGCCCTAAGGAGCCTCCTAGAGCCCCTCCTTCGCCGCCACGGCGTGGCCCTGGTCCTCGCGGGCCACGACCACCACTACGAGCGCTTGGAGGTGGGCCCCACCACCCACCTGGTGGTGGGAGGAGGCGGGGCGGGGCTCTACCCCACCCGGCCGCCCCTCCCCTGGAGCCGGGCCCTGGCCGTGGCCCACCACGCCCTCTTCCTGGAGGTCCGCCAGGAAGGCCTGCTGGGCTACGCCCTGGACCCCGAGGGGAGGGTCCTGGACCGCTTCCTCAGGCCCAGCCCCCCATGA
- a CDS encoding MiaB/RimO family radical SAM methylthiotransferase: MRAAFRTLGCKVNQVETEALLGFLKALEPEVVPVEAGGADLVVINSCAVTTTAEADTRKEVRRARRYNPEAFIVVTGCYAELAPEALKELGADAVVPNARKAELPRVILERFGLPSDPITTPPNEFWGAGERGFLNSRVRAFLKVQDGCQAGCAYCIIPRLRGKERHRDHREALAEAEALLRMGIQEIVLTGVRLGSYRGHPRGLAGLVEDLYHLGAKVRLSSIEPEDTGEDLLRTIGRYAPAVRPHLHLSLQTGSDRLLKLMGRRYDKAYYRDLVQRAYHLIPGFALTTDVIAGLPTETEEEHRETLAFLEELRPTRVHAFTYTPRPKTRAASLPQVPPEVRRRRTRELIALAQRLAEERIRPKLGERVEVLVERVQDGRALGHTPDYYEARLEGPARPGETVWARVLGVEGYTLLGQVEGVKERARAPLELPMG, translated from the coding sequence ATGCGCGCGGCCTTCCGCACCCTGGGCTGCAAGGTCAACCAGGTGGAGACCGAGGCCCTCCTGGGCTTCCTCAAGGCGCTGGAGCCGGAGGTGGTGCCCGTGGAGGCCGGGGGGGCCGACCTTGTGGTCATCAACTCCTGCGCCGTCACCACCACGGCGGAGGCGGACACCCGCAAGGAGGTGCGCCGCGCGAGGCGGTACAACCCGGAGGCCTTCATCGTGGTCACGGGGTGCTACGCCGAGCTCGCCCCGGAAGCGCTCAAGGAGCTGGGGGCGGACGCCGTGGTGCCCAACGCCCGTAAGGCCGAGCTCCCCCGGGTGATCCTGGAGCGCTTTGGCCTCCCCTCTGACCCCATCACCACCCCGCCCAACGAGTTCTGGGGGGCGGGGGAAAGGGGGTTTTTAAATAGCCGGGTCCGGGCCTTCCTCAAGGTGCAGGATGGCTGCCAGGCGGGGTGCGCCTACTGCATCATCCCGAGGCTAAGGGGCAAGGAGAGGCACCGGGACCACCGGGAGGCCCTGGCCGAGGCCGAAGCCCTTCTCCGCATGGGAATCCAGGAGATCGTCCTCACCGGCGTGCGCCTCGGGAGCTACCGGGGGCACCCCCGGGGCCTGGCGGGGCTGGTGGAGGACCTCTACCACCTGGGGGCCAAGGTGCGGCTTTCCTCCATAGAGCCTGAGGACACGGGGGAGGACCTCCTGAGGACCATCGGCCGCTACGCCCCCGCGGTCAGGCCCCACCTCCACCTCTCCCTGCAGACTGGCTCGGACCGGCTCCTCAAGCTTATGGGCCGCCGCTACGACAAGGCCTACTACCGGGACCTGGTCCAGAGGGCCTACCACCTCATCCCCGGCTTCGCCCTCACCACCGACGTCATCGCCGGCCTGCCCACGGAAACGGAGGAGGAGCACCGGGAGACCCTGGCCTTCCTGGAGGAGCTCCGGCCCACCCGGGTCCACGCCTTCACCTACACCCCGAGGCCCAAGACCCGGGCGGCCTCCCTGCCCCAGGTGCCCCCGGAGGTGAGGCGGCGCCGCACCCGGGAGCTCATCGCCTTGGCCCAGCGCCTGGCGGAGGAGAGGATCCGCCCCAAGCTCGGGGAGCGGGTGGAGGTCCTGGTGGAAAGGGTCCAGGACGGGAGGGCCCTCGGCCACACCCCCGACTACTACGAGGCCCGCCTCGAGGGCCCCGCCCGCCCCGGGGAGACGGTCTGGGCCCGGGTGTTGGGGGTGGAGGGGTACACCCTTCTCGGCCAGGTGGAGGGGGTGAAGGAGAGGGCCCGTGCGCCCTTGGAGCTTCCCATGGGATAG